A stretch of the Leptospira kirschneri serovar Cynopteri str. 3522 CT genome encodes the following:
- a CDS encoding NAD(P) transhydrogenase subunit alpha, with the protein MEQFVGYLTIFLLAVFVGFEVITRIPPLLHTPLMSGSNAISGITIIGAILSLHSVNGPLINIIGFIAMVAATINVVGGFLVTHRMLGMFKKKEK; encoded by the coding sequence ATGGAACAGTTCGTAGGTTACCTGACGATCTTTTTATTAGCCGTATTTGTAGGCTTCGAGGTTATTACTAGAATTCCTCCTCTTTTGCATACTCCTCTTATGTCAGGTTCCAACGCTATTTCCGGGATCACGATCATTGGGGCGATTTTATCTCTTCATTCTGTGAATGGACCTTTGATCAATATCATTGGATTTATCGCGATGGTCGCCGCTACGATCAACGTAGTAGGTGGGTTCTTAGTAACTCATAGAATGTTAGGAATGTTCAAGAAGAAAGAAAAATAA